A single Atribacteraceae bacterium DNA region contains:
- the ilvC gene encoding ketol-acid reductoisomerase — MATIYYDQDADISLLKGKSIAIIGFGSQGAAQAQNLKESGVEVVVAELPGTPGYEKARRFGFQPVSAAEAAQKGDVIQMLAPDQVQPVIYRQTVADRLRPGKALMFSHGFNIHYHQIVPPTDVDVIMVAPKGPGDLVRRMYEEGKGVPSLIAVYQDATGKARNLALAYARAIGATRAGVLETTFQEETETDLFGEQAVLCGGLTALIKSGFETLIEAGYQPEVAYFECLHEMKLIVDLVYEGGIGLMRDVISDTAEFGDLTRGPRVVGEQAKCEMKKILTEVQDGSFAREWILENQANRPVYHALKGKDTRHPIETVGAKLRAMMPWLKR, encoded by the coding sequence ATGGCGACAATTTACTATGATCAGGATGCCGATATCAGCCTTCTTAAGGGAAAGAGCATAGCCATCATCGGTTTCGGCAGCCAGGGAGCCGCTCAGGCTCAAAACCTGAAAGAGAGCGGGGTGGAGGTGGTCGTGGCCGAGCTTCCAGGCACCCCCGGCTACGAAAAGGCCCGCCGGTTCGGGTTCCAGCCGGTTAGCGCAGCCGAAGCCGCCCAAAAAGGGGATGTGATCCAGATGCTCGCCCCTGACCAAGTTCAGCCGGTTATATATCGTCAGACCGTTGCAGACAGATTGCGTCCCGGAAAAGCCTTGATGTTTTCTCACGGATTTAACATTCATTACCACCAGATCGTTCCGCCGACCGATGTGGACGTGATCATGGTCGCCCCTAAGGGACCCGGGGACCTGGTTCGTAGGATGTATGAAGAGGGAAAAGGGGTGCCCTCGCTCATCGCCGTCTATCAGGATGCCACCGGGAAAGCCAGGAATCTGGCGCTTGCCTACGCCCGCGCTATCGGAGCCACTCGGGCGGGAGTTCTGGAAACGACATTCCAGGAAGAAACGGAAACCGACCTATTCGGCGAACAGGCGGTCCTGTGCGGCGGCCTCACCGCCTTGATCAAATCCGGTTTCGAAACCCTCATCGAAGCCGGATACCAGCCGGAAGTCGCTTATTTCGAGTGCCTGCATGAAATGAAGCTCATTGTCGACCTGGTCTACGAAGGCGGAATCGGGCTCATGCGGGACGTGATCAGCGATACCGCCGAATTCGGAGACCTCACTCGGGGGCCCAGAGTGGTAGGAGAGCAAGCCAAGTGCGAAATGAAAAAAATCCTTACCGAAGTCCAGGACGGAAGCTTCGCCCGGGAATGGATTCTGGAGAATCAGGCCAACCGACCAGTTTATCATGCCCTGAAAGGGAAAGACACCCGCCACCCAATAGAAACAGTGGGAGCCAAGCTGCGGGCTATGATGCCCTGGTTGAAACGGTGA
- a CDS encoding 2-isopropylmalate synthase, translating to MKRVRIFDTTLRDGEQSPGVSLNTMEKLEIARQLTRLNVDALEAGFPIASPGDAEAVKTVAQNVRGPAVCALARARDQDIDVAAESLRDAEHPILHTFIATSDLHLKHKLRLTREQALEQAIRAVRRARQLVAEVEFSAEDATRSDWEFLSKIYAAVIEAGASILNVPDTVGYTTPVEMQELISYLLEHTRGIEKTILSVHCHNDLGLAVTNTLAALSAGAVQAECTINGIGERAGNASLEEIVMNLYVRADLYQAETGINYQEIYRTSRLVSQLTGMLVQPNKAVVGQNAFAHESGIHQDGVLKEKLTYEIMDAGLIGREEKVLVLGKHSGRHAFTQKLKSLGYQLTEEDLNKAFDRFKGLADSKKEITEADLETIVSEEISKTEETYRLDFVHVCCGNNILPTATVRLVQNDGKVLEGVATGVGPVDAAYKAIERMLGLSSDLVNYTLQSITGGSEALGEVIVRIRGDKHPYVGKGSSQDVVVASVMAYLSAINKMSIHQSIVNPQIDYQEN from the coding sequence ATGAAACGTGTACGTATTTTCGATACGACTCTGCGGGATGGAGAGCAGTCGCCGGGGGTATCTCTCAACACGATGGAAAAGCTGGAAATCGCCCGGCAGCTGACCCGCTTGAACGTCGATGCCCTGGAAGCGGGGTTTCCCATCGCTTCTCCCGGTGACGCCGAAGCAGTGAAAACGGTCGCCCAGAACGTACGGGGACCGGCCGTGTGCGCGCTGGCCCGGGCCCGGGACCAGGATATCGATGTCGCCGCTGAGTCGCTACGAGATGCCGAACATCCGATCCTGCACACTTTTATCGCCACCTCCGATCTACATTTGAAACATAAACTCCGCCTCACCAGGGAACAGGCTCTGGAACAGGCGATCCGGGCCGTTCGGCGGGCCCGCCAGTTGGTTGCCGAAGTGGAATTTTCCGCAGAAGACGCCACTCGTTCCGACTGGGAGTTTCTCTCCAAAATCTACGCTGCGGTGATCGAGGCCGGGGCGTCCATTCTCAACGTTCCCGATACCGTCGGATACACCACGCCGGTTGAGATGCAGGAACTGATCAGCTATCTCCTGGAACATACCCGGGGAATCGAAAAGACTATCTTGAGTGTTCACTGCCACAACGATTTGGGCTTAGCTGTAACCAATACTCTGGCGGCTTTAAGCGCCGGAGCTGTCCAGGCCGAATGCACCATCAACGGAATTGGAGAGCGGGCGGGCAATGCTTCTCTCGAAGAAATCGTCATGAATTTATACGTCCGCGCTGACCTCTACCAGGCAGAAACGGGTATCAATTACCAGGAAATCTATCGCACCAGCCGGTTGGTAAGCCAGCTTACCGGAATGTTGGTGCAACCGAACAAGGCCGTCGTCGGTCAAAACGCCTTTGCCCACGAATCGGGGATCCACCAGGACGGAGTGCTAAAAGAAAAACTGACCTATGAAATAATGGATGCCGGATTGATCGGGCGGGAAGAAAAAGTCCTGGTGCTCGGCAAGCATTCCGGACGGCACGCGTTCACCCAGAAACTCAAGAGCCTGGGTTATCAGCTTACCGAGGAAGATCTGAACAAGGCTTTCGACCGTTTCAAGGGTTTAGCCGACTCGAAAAAAGAAATTACCGAAGCGGATTTGGAAACCATCGTTTCGGAAGAAATTTCCAAAACCGAAGAAACTTACCGGCTCGATTTCGTGCATGTCTGCTGTGGAAACAACATACTGCCCACCGCGACCGTCCGCCTGGTCCAGAATGACGGGAAAGTTCTGGAAGGTGTGGCGACCGGCGTCGGCCCGGTCGATGCGGCCTATAAAGCGATCGAAAGGATGCTTGGATTGTCGTCGGACCTGGTGAACTACACTCTCCAGTCCATCACCGGAGGGTCGGAAGCCCTGGGCGAAGTGATCGTCAGGATCCGTGGAGACAAGCATCCCTATGTGGGTAAAGGTTCGAGCCAGGATGTGGTGGTCGCCAGCGTCATGGCCTACCTCTCGGCAATTAACAAGATGAGTATCCACCAATCGATTGTTAATCCCCAAATAGACTATCAGGAGAATTGA
- the ilvN gene encoding acetolactate synthase small subunit, giving the protein MQHILSVLVENKPRVLARVASLFARRGYNIESLAVGPTHDTSISRITLVVRGDEDILEQISKQLYKLIDVIKVGDFTELSYVDRELALIKVNAPSNLRGEIVQTAEIFRARIVDVGERNLMIEVTGTPDKIDALEQLLKKYGIVELTRTGRIALARVGQPL; this is encoded by the coding sequence ATGCAACATATCTTGTCTGTCCTGGTGGAAAATAAACCCCGGGTTCTGGCCCGGGTGGCATCATTGTTTGCCCGGCGAGGATATAATATAGAGAGCCTGGCGGTCGGACCAACCCACGATACAAGCATTTCCCGGATCACCCTGGTGGTCAGAGGCGACGAAGACATCCTGGAACAGATCAGTAAACAACTCTATAAACTGATCGACGTGATCAAGGTGGGTGATTTTACGGAGTTAAGTTATGTGGATCGTGAACTGGCGCTGATCAAGGTCAATGCTCCATCGAATCTGCGTGGAGAAATCGTCCAAACCGCGGAAATTTTCCGGGCCCGCATCGTCGACGTCGGTGAACGAAATCTGATGATCGAAGTCACCGGAACACCGGACAAGATCGATGCTTTGGAACAACTCTTGAAAAAGTATGGAATCGTGGAATTGACCCGGACGGGCCGGATTGCCTTGGCCCGCGTTGGACAGCCGCTGTAG